The DNA segment AACATCAGATGGCGACATGCCGGAAACAAGGCGGGGGAATGAGTCAGTAAATGTCGGTCGGTCGGTCATGCAACGAGTACTTCCACGCAAGCCTGGTCGAGCATTTTGAGCAGTGGGCCAGTGACAGAACGGTGGCCGTCACCTGGGACGGACGATTAATTTTCCACTTCATAAACCGCGCAAGCCGTCCTCGGGTGCACGGCTTGGGTACGCCCGGCATGGGCGTGATCGTTTTGGGGTGCAAGTCCCCTGTACGAGATTGGAAACTTTCAGGTGTCAGTATACCAAATGATCGACCACGAAAGGGAAGTACTAGACGAGGGCAACTGCGGAAGGGCGACCGACCGTGGAGAGGAAGCCTGCGACCGTGTGCGTAAACGCCGGGTTTGTTTGTCGCCACCCGGACACGGTCTCGTCAAAGCTGCGAGGCTACGAACAGAAACGTCATACAAGGCCGGTTCGGTCAGGCGAGCACGCCCATCCGTGCGAAGCCGTCCCCAGTCGATCGTTCAGGTAAATGGCGAGCTTGTGCAGCGATACATCACGCTCTTATCCGGGGAACTCTGCACAGCCTGGTCGAGGCCAGGCGTCGCTCCGACGAGTAGGGCTTGCCCGAAACAACGGAACGCGGCGGCGAAAGCCACCGTGGGCGGTGCAGAACTCAGCAGAGGTCATAGTACTGAATTTTCGATCCCAACGGAAACAGGAAGGACCGAACGATGAAGAACAAGGAGGAGCCATCGGCCCACTCACGGCGAGGGACCCCCTCGGTGCAAGTTGATCTGTATTTTCCAGACAACGTCGGCACCGAGACCACCGGTTCACCATCCCGACCGGGAGATACCGCCGCGACGCGGGCCGAGCAGCCAGCCTTGAGCCACTCAACAGAGTCGCTGATGCAGCACGTGGTCGCCGACGCCAATTTCGAAGCCGCTTGGAAGAACGTGAAGCGAAACCGCGGAGCCCCTGGCCCCGATGGGATCACGATCGCGGAATTCCCGGACTGGTTTCGACCTCGTTGGCAGTCGATCCGGCAACAGCTGCTCGATGGCACGTATCGCCCCGATCCGGTGCGACGCAAGACCATCGACAAGCCCGATGGCGGCAAACGTTTGCTTGGAATTCCAAACATAGTTGATCGCTTGATTCAACAGGCCATCGTCCAGATTCTCACGCCTGTGTTCGATCCGCACTTTAGCGACTCGAGCCACGGGTTTCGGCCTAAACGCTCGGCTCACGGAGCTGCCAAGCAAGTACGTCGGACGGTCCGGCGTGGTTACCGCTTCGTAGCGGACTTCGATTTATCGAAGTTTTTCGATCGAGTCCAACACGATGTCTTGATGTCGCGTGTGGCTCGTCGAGTTCGCGACAAGCGGCTACTGCAATTGATCGGACGCTACTTGCGAGCCGGTGTGATGGTCGAAGGTGTGCTGCAGCCGACCGATCTAGGAACCCCGCAAGGCGGTCCACTGAGCCCGATCTTAAGCAACATCCTGCTTGATGATCTGGACAAAGAACTGGAACGTCGCGGGCTCCCGTTCGTTCGCTATGCGGATGATTTTGCGGTCTTCGCGAAGTCGCCTCGAGCGGCCGAGCGGATCATGAATTCGGTCGGACGTTACGTAGCGAAGAAACTTCGCTTGGTAGTCAATGAGGAGAAGAGCCGCGTGTTGGCTTGCACGGAGTTCGAGTTCCTAGGGTTCTCGTTCCCGAAGTCGCGAGCGAACATCAACGTGGCTGTTAAGTCCATCCTTCGCTTCAAACAGCGTGTCCGCGAGATCACCGGCAGAAGCCGCGGGATCTCGATGGACCGCCGACTGGGCGAGCTGCGACGATACGTTCGCGGCTGGATGGGTTACTTCGGGATCGCGTCGCAACTGAAGCTGTTCGATAAACTCGACCAGTGGATTCGCCGCCGCATTCGGATGTGCTACTGGAAACAGTGGAAACGACCGAAACGACGTCGAGCGATGTTGATTCGATTGGGAGTTCCTCGCCGCCAAGCGATCCGTCACGCACGCAGCCGCAAGGGGCACTGGCGTATGGCTAAAACCATCGCCAGCAACGTTGGTCTGACCAACAAATGGCTCCAAGAGGAAGGCTTACTCAGCTTGAAGACTCTGTGGGCACAGCTTGCTCCACTTCGTCGAACCGCGTAGTGCGGACCCGCACGCTACGTGGTGTGGGGAGGGGCACCGGGAACGGTGCCCCTTACCCGATTTACCCGCTCTTCAGTCATAGCTCGAATTGTGATGCATCGGCGTTTTACAGTGACCGTATCATAGCACGAAAGCATGCTGCAGTGAGCACTCCGTTTGCAAGTCCAGCGCAAACTCCGACTGCAACGGCAGGTATGGAAAACCGCTTTACGATCGAACACAAGCCGATGAATACCGATGGGAAGATTAGGGCCGAGAATACAATCCCGATTGGAAACGGGTTCACCGGGGGTGAAAATCCAAAAGCAACGAACATCAGCACGGGCAGCAAAGGCAAGAGTGGCGAGAAAATGAGCTTCGAAGCACCGTCGAACGGATCAAAGATAAGGACCGCAACACCTGAAACAAACGTTGCCGCAATCCAGTAACTTGCAATTAAAGGCAATGCGATTCGTGGGGGGCGACCATTAGCGAGTGCCATTGGATCTCAAGCGGATGAGAGCAATTTCAGTTGGGTAACGTTTGAAATCACGGGGATCGCGCCATGGAACTTCCATCACCCAAAATGAATCCGCGATCTCCCGTGCATTTCGTGGTTATTTGGCGCTTTCCAGACTAATGCCAGGCCAACACACACAGGTTCAGTTTATGGACCGGCGCGTCGGGTCGCAACAGTTTCGTCTGTCTGGATCGAGGAACGAGGCAATGGTTGCGATTCTGGCGACCGTGCCATTTGAATCGCGACCGCAGTAGCCCACGAAGCGAGTGTGACAATTGTGATATGGCCAAAAATGACCGGGAACGCCAGACCCCAGTATTCGGGTGCAAATATGCCGACATAGGCGAGCCATACGGGTTGGCGACCTAGGGAAATGTTGCCCATGAACATTTCGATGGTCGGAACAAACAGACCAGCCACAAACAGAATTGCAAACGCAACCAAAAAGACGCGACGGTCACGGACGACAAAACGCGACAATCGGCGAACGGTCGTCTCGGTCGGCGGTGAGTACGGGTTGAGGTGCATGACAAACGTGGCCACCGGAAATCACGAATCACACAGCAGTCCAAATAACGGGAAGCATCTGCGCGGTGGCGGAAACCAGATTTCCACTTGTTGAAGGTGTCCACCGCCACTCCGTAGCATGCATTGGTTATTGCGTGCGGGGCGGATTGGCCGGGCCCGGTCAGGGCAAGTGAAATTGTACGACAGGCCGGATGGCGAAACAACAAAGCTGGAAGCGATGCAAAGCCAACCACGTCGACAAGATGACCAGTGATGGAATGATCGAGCGGCGATGCAACTGCAAGGTGGGGTCACCGGTGATTGCCGATCAAAGGCAAAATCAACCAAGGGATCTGGGAAAACCAACCCGGGTGCCGATGCTCAAGTCCGAGATCCAACCAGCATTTTCCTGCCGACGACATGCGACCCACCAAAGCAACTCAAGCAAGACGTGGATGTTCGATGCCACTCGAATGTCGCCGAGCAATCAACCAATTCATCGCAATAACGATCCATTATTCCCGGACGGTCCGGGTTGGAAAATGTTTATGCCTTGGACCATCCAGGGCATAATCTCTTTTATACCATGGTTGATCCCTGGATAATCGGCTCCCCCCGATAGAACTGGTGCTTTTTTTGGGGAATTTCCGATAGACCTCGATAGACCAACGCTAAGCCTTCCAATTCGACGTAAAATGCCCAGTTGTGATTCCGTCTTGCTCGCCTCTCACCGCACAGGACCCCACAGACTAGGCACGCTCCAAACCGCCTGCCCCGCCCTGCCCTTCCTGCGGCACCGATAAGTCCGAAAACACCCGGACAACCCCGAATAAGCCGCTCCCGTCTTGCCTGTCAGGGCAAAACCAAAGAAAGGCCTTTCCCCCATTTTTCCTAGGGTTCCAGCGTTTTTTCCGCATGCGGAGCTCCCCGAAGGCCCGAGGCCCGGAGATGCGCAAGAGAGAGAGCCGCCCCCTCGGGATGAACGGCCGTATCGACAAAAACACCCTGATGCAAGTTGTGATGCATGCTCGTTTTTCGATCGCCGTTAAGCTTTACGAGATACGGTCTTAGGGCCAGTCCGGACTGGATGCTGAATCCAGTCTTCGGGGGCAAGGTCCAGCACCAGCGAGAATCGGCTTCCCGCCCCTAATTCACTGCTGACCTCGATCCTTCCTTGCAAACGTTTGGCCAGTCTGCGACTGATCGCCAGCCCTAGCCCCGTCCCTCCGATGCTGCGGGTGTCGGAACCGTCGACTTGGTGGAAGGGTTGGAAAAGTTCGGTAAGGCTGGATGCCGAGATACCGATTCCGGAATCTCGGACTTCAAAGGTCAGTTGGTGTGATTTAGGGTCGCCGAAAAGACGTATTTGGACCTGGCCTTGATCGGTGAATTTGATGGCGTTACTGACCAAGTTGATCAGGATCTGTTTGATTCGCAATGCATCGCTGCGAATTTGCGTGGGAACCGAAGAGTCGATTTCGGTGGTCAAATCAAGACTTTTCTGTTGCGCCCGGATCCGCATTAGTTTGGCGACTTCGGCAACCAGTTCCGACGGGGAACAGGCCAAAAGGGAAACCTGAAGTTTGCCCGATTCGATTTTTGAAAGGTCGAGGATGTCATTGATGATCTGCAGAAGATGTCTCCCATTCTCCTGGATCGTTTCAATCAGATACTGATTTTCATCATGCCCGACCGAATCTTGTAACAGATCCGCGAACCCAAGGATCGCGGTCATCGGAGTCCGGATTTCATGGCTCATATTGGCCAGGAATTCGCTCTTGGAGCGATTGGCCGCATCCGCTTTTTTTCTCGCTTCGAGAAGTCGGCGAGCATCCTCTTTTTGTTTGCGAACGTCGCGCGTGATGGTCCCTATCGCAAACGGCATCTCTGTTTGCGGGTCATCGATGCGAAACACATCCCAGAGGACATGGATCGCTTCGCCGGTCTGGAAATGTTTGAATTCGATCTCTGTAGAACATTGCCCTGTATGGATACAGGTCTGGATGACGTCTTCTACTTGCGGCGTCGATTCCGCGAAAAAGTAATCTTTTACGTTGATCGCATTGATTGGATCGGCATCGCTTAAACCGACCAAACGGCGCCCGGCGGGGTTGAGAAAAATGCCCTGCCCGTCCAGATTCCAAATGCCAATGAAATCGGTTGATTGTTTCGCCATGGTGCCAAGCACCGCCAGCTGTTCTCGATCCTTCAACCGTTCGCTGATGTCGATCGCCGATGGAATCAAGTGGGTGATGTTCCCGCCATCATCGCGCATCGGGACGATCTGAAAATCGATGGTGACAAACTTTCCTTCAGAAATTCGAATCGGAACATTAAATCGCGACGGGGTGCCGTTGGCCGCGTCTTCGATCGCTGTCCGAAGTTTCTCTTGAATCGCCGAATCGTAGCTCCACCAGTAGATGTCGGCGAACGGTTTGCCGATCACCTCTTCAGGTTTCAACTGAGCAACCTTAAGAGCCGTCTGGTTGACTTCAATCAGCGTGCCATCAGGGGTGCAGACCGCTGCAAAGGTAAATAGGGAATTTAGAATTCGCCGGAGCAGACGTTCGCTTTCTGTTTTTGCGGTGACGTCATGCTGAGTCCCGACAAAGTGCGAGACCTTGCCTTGTTCGTCGGCGACCGGTGTGATCCGAACTTCATTCCAGAAGGTACTGCCATCTTTGCGGTAGTTCAGCAGCGTGACCGAACATTCGCGCTGGTCCTCGAGTGCCTGGCGAATTTCGCCGGTCGCTTGCCGGCTGGTTGCGGGGCCTTGAAGAAACCGGCAATTCTTGCCGATCACTTCCTCCGCCGAATACCCGGTCATTCGCTCGAAGCCTCGGTTGACGTACCGGATCGGTTGGTCTTTTCCCGTGGCGTCGGAGATCGCAATTCCGCTTTGGATGGAATCGATTGCGCGTTCACGCAGTCGCAAGGCGGTTTCTCTTTGAACGGCTTCGGTGGTGTCCCAGTTCATGCCGACCATCCGAATTGCATGCCCTTGCGGGTCCCTGTCGACGGTTGCATGTCCTCCCAACCAACGTTCCGTGCCGTCGCGGCGGACGATGCGAAACTGTGTGTTGTATTCGGTTTTCCCCTGGATTGCCGAATCCAATTCGCTGCGAATTCGGGATCGGTCATTCGGGTGGACCAAGCTAATAAATCGCTTCAGGTCCCAGGACTCGTCGGGCGCCATGTCGAAAAGGGAACGCTGCTGGGCTGACAGTTCTAGATGTCCCGATTCTAAATCCCATTCAAAAACCCCCATCCCTTTTGCCTGAAGTGCAAGCGACAGCCTTTCCTCACTCTTTTTAAGAGGGGTGACATCCGTAAATGTCAGCACGATTCCAGTTAGCGTTCCATGGTGGTCATGGGAAGGAAAGACCCTGCGGATAAGCGATTGCCCAACCGCGTTCGTGAAGGCAACTTCGTTTAACGCTTGTTGTTGAAGTAGGGCTCGGTCAGGAAGAGGCGGAACCGATGCATCGCGCGTCGCTATTTCCGCCAGCGGGCGCCCGATATCTTGATCGGTTAAACTGTAGATATTTGCCACTTCGGGAGTGAAGCGGCGAATTCGTAGTGCCCCATCTAGAATGATGGAAGCAATCTGTTGACTTTCGAGGATGTTCTGCAGAACCTGATCCGAAAGAACGCGCCCTTCCGAATCGTCGGAGTTGGCGTCTGCGTGGGATGTGGACGCGGGGTCCTTGGGGGACATGGGACTGTCGATTGATTCGGGGAAGCTCTTTTGAGAAATCAGCGGTGTTGCGTTTACATGAGGCTAACGGTTCGGGATGACCAGAGGTAGTTGGTCGTCACGCATCCCCAACTGTGCAAGAAATTTTCGGTCCACTTCATTGTCGAAATAACGAACCTTCCCGTCGCCAAATATTGCTTGGCTGCCCTGATGACTGCTTCCCAGTGGCTTGGCTTTTAGAGACTCCGCGCCCAGGGGCATTAACGGAAACAGTGGGGTTTCCATATCCATCCCCATCCCCATTCCCATCCCCGTTCCCATATCCATATCCATATCGAAACTAGGCGAGAGCTCTGCTGCATCATCGTCGTCAGGAAACTCCGCTTGATCCCCCAATTCAAAAAGGGCATCTTGAATACTCGCTATCGAATACTCACTCTCAAGCGTTTCTTTTGCGATTTCTAGTTTTTCTGATAACATTGCCAGGTACTGGTCATAAGTCTGTGGAGGTGTCAGGAATCCGGCATAGGCATCGTAGGTGTTGGCTCCTTCGAATGCATCCATTGAATAGTTAAACATGAAATCGGAATCGTCGGGTTCGACAATGGGGACTCCGGTGCTTCGCAAACTAGCATTGGTGCCACTCATCCAGCCCAGCCCCGGATTTTCTGTTTGATTTTGTTCGCCGATGAACAGCGTATTGGAAAGCCCGTCGTGGATATCACGGCGGGTGAGGAAACGATTCGCAATAAAAACGCCCCGCGAAGATTCTTGAATGGGGACAGGGCGTCCGTCGTGAATTCCTGCATAGCTGGTCGAATGATTTTCGGAACCCTCCCATGAACTTGGACACTGCAGCGTGGGGAGTTTGAACGATTTCTGCAGGAAAAAATTCTTCGGGTCGTAGATGCTTAGGCTGCGGTCGATCGCTTTGCTGAACAGAGATCCTTGGTCCATATAAGGTGCGATTCGAGTCAACCAGCCGTGGTGATAGTCGGTCGGGAATTCGCGGACAGGAATTTCAACGGCAAGCGTACCGGCAGGGAACTGCGAGTAGGCCGACTCATAGGCTTGAATGCCGTACCACAGCTGAGTCATGTTGTTCCCGCAGGAAGCCTTTCTCGCTTGTTCACGACTCGCCTGGATCGATGGCAATAGTAAGCCGACCAGGACGCCGATAATGGCGATGATGACAATGGTTTCCAGCAGCGAAATTCCTCGCCGACCGTTCATTGTGGATCTCCGTCGGCGGACGGTTTGCTTTCGGTGGTTAACGAACCATCGGCGGGTGTTTTCCAGTTCGCAGGTATTTCCCCATCGCTACGGGATCCCAGTTGCTGAAGCAATTCTTGGTCGGTGGAGTTGCTGTAAAAACGAATCCCTCCGGCTCCATCGCTGAATTGGGCACCTTCGGGGTGGCTGCTGGCAAACCCGCCAACGGTTAATGGGTCGAGGTTTAGCGTATCCAAATCCCAGGCAGCATTGATTGGATGCCCGGTGTTTCGCAACGTCGCCCGCGTTCCGCTATACCAACCTAA comes from the Roseimaritima multifibrata genome and includes:
- the ltrA gene encoding group II intron reverse transcriptase/maturase; its protein translation is MKNKEEPSAHSRRGTPSVQVDLYFPDNVGTETTGSPSRPGDTAATRAEQPALSHSTESLMQHVVADANFEAAWKNVKRNRGAPGPDGITIAEFPDWFRPRWQSIRQQLLDGTYRPDPVRRKTIDKPDGGKRLLGIPNIVDRLIQQAIVQILTPVFDPHFSDSSHGFRPKRSAHGAAKQVRRTVRRGYRFVADFDLSKFFDRVQHDVLMSRVARRVRDKRLLQLIGRYLRAGVMVEGVLQPTDLGTPQGGPLSPILSNILLDDLDKELERRGLPFVRYADDFAVFAKSPRAAERIMNSVGRYVAKKLRLVVNEEKSRVLACTEFEFLGFSFPKSRANINVAVKSILRFKQRVREITGRSRGISMDRRLGELRRYVRGWMGYFGIASQLKLFDKLDQWIRRRIRMCYWKQWKRPKRRRAMLIRLGVPRRQAIRHARSRKGHWRMAKTIASNVGLTNKWLQEEGLLSLKTLWAQLAPLRRTA
- a CDS encoding PAS domain S-box protein, which translates into the protein MSPKDPASTSHADANSDDSEGRVLSDQVLQNILESQQIASIILDGALRIRRFTPEVANIYSLTDQDIGRPLAEIATRDASVPPLPDRALLQQQALNEVAFTNAVGQSLIRRVFPSHDHHGTLTGIVLTFTDVTPLKKSEERLSLALQAKGMGVFEWDLESGHLELSAQQRSLFDMAPDESWDLKRFISLVHPNDRSRIRSELDSAIQGKTEYNTQFRIVRRDGTERWLGGHATVDRDPQGHAIRMVGMNWDTTEAVQRETALRLRERAIDSIQSGIAISDATGKDQPIRYVNRGFERMTGYSAEEVIGKNCRFLQGPATSRQATGEIRQALEDQRECSVTLLNYRKDGSTFWNEVRITPVADEQGKVSHFVGTQHDVTAKTESERLLRRILNSLFTFAAVCTPDGTLIEVNQTALKVAQLKPEEVIGKPFADIYWWSYDSAIQEKLRTAIEDAANGTPSRFNVPIRISEGKFVTIDFQIVPMRDDGGNITHLIPSAIDISERLKDREQLAVLGTMAKQSTDFIGIWNLDGQGIFLNPAGRRLVGLSDADPINAINVKDYFFAESTPQVEDVIQTCIHTGQCSTEIEFKHFQTGEAIHVLWDVFRIDDPQTEMPFAIGTITRDVRKQKEDARRLLEARKKADAANRSKSEFLANMSHEIRTPMTAILGFADLLQDSVGHDENQYLIETIQENGRHLLQIINDILDLSKIESGKLQVSLLACSPSELVAEVAKLMRIRAQQKSLDLTTEIDSSVPTQIRSDALRIKQILINLVSNAIKFTDQGQVQIRLFGDPKSHQLTFEVRDSGIGISASSLTELFQPFHQVDGSDTRSIGGTGLGLAISRRLAKRLQGRIEVSSELGAGSRFSLVLDLAPEDWIQHPVRTGPKTVSRKA
- a CDS encoding DUF1559 family PulG-like putative transporter, whose amino-acid sequence is MNGRRGISLLETIVIIAIIGVLVGLLLPSIQASREQARKASCGNNMTQLWYGIQAYESAYSQFPAGTLAVEIPVREFPTDYHHGWLTRIAPYMDQGSLFSKAIDRSLSIYDPKNFFLQKSFKLPTLQCPSSWEGSENHSTSYAGIHDGRPVPIQESSRGVFIANRFLTRRDIHDGLSNTLFIGEQNQTENPGLGWMSGTNASLRSTGVPIVEPDDSDFMFNYSMDAFEGANTYDAYAGFLTPPQTYDQYLAMLSEKLEIAKETLESEYSIASIQDALFELGDQAEFPDDDDAAELSPSFDMDMDMGTGMGMGMGMDMETPLFPLMPLGAESLKAKPLGSSHQGSQAIFGDGKVRYFDNEVDRKFLAQLGMRDDQLPLVIPNR